A stretch of the Mycobacterium sp. ITM-2016-00317 genome encodes the following:
- a CDS encoding APC family permease has translation MSSSEQKSSAPKELKREFSLWSAFAFAFAFISPIVAMYGIYGLSIATAGPGFWWTFIIVGVGQFFVALAFGELVSRWPFEGSIYQWTKRLAGEVAGWMAGWVHMWALVIIMATVAYGGAGFLAQLVGIEAPTAVQQSIIALLILLAGTGANILGRGFLKALMGASIIAEIIASVGLSTYLLIFHRHHGFDAIFHGIDLTSGWSMAYLTGPFLAALAFTGWSILGFESAGAIAEEVKNPQRSVPRAMLFAVAFIAIVIAYASLAVTLAVPDFDRLTSGEEADPVTYVLRSALGDSAVKPILFLFVIGFLASFLALQATASRVIWSFARDRVLPGSRVLAKLSKAEAQPINAILVTTVIGAFVYLISATDIYSVLVTFTAGGYYMAFLFPLVTGVVARMRGTWVPGPWNLGRFGTPVAVVALLWAGFSFVNIVWPRTVSDTWYINWAFFVAMGAILALGAVIVKVRKVGERPLGGPDGTDGPDGPAEPVHETRAELV, from the coding sequence ATGTCGTCTAGCGAGCAAAAGAGCTCAGCGCCAAAGGAATTGAAACGCGAGTTCTCGCTGTGGTCGGCGTTCGCGTTCGCATTCGCGTTCATCTCGCCGATCGTGGCGATGTACGGCATCTACGGTCTGTCGATCGCGACGGCCGGGCCGGGATTCTGGTGGACGTTCATCATCGTCGGCGTCGGGCAGTTCTTCGTGGCGCTGGCGTTCGGTGAGCTGGTGTCGCGCTGGCCCTTCGAAGGCTCGATCTATCAGTGGACCAAGCGCCTCGCCGGCGAGGTCGCCGGCTGGATGGCCGGCTGGGTCCACATGTGGGCGCTGGTGATCATCATGGCCACGGTCGCCTACGGCGGCGCCGGATTCCTGGCCCAGCTCGTCGGGATCGAAGCTCCGACCGCCGTGCAGCAGAGCATCATCGCGCTGCTGATCCTTCTCGCCGGCACCGGAGCCAACATCCTGGGGCGCGGATTCCTCAAGGCGCTCATGGGCGCCAGCATCATCGCCGAGATCATCGCCTCGGTGGGTCTGAGCACCTACCTGCTGATTTTCCACCGCCACCACGGTTTCGACGCCATCTTCCACGGCATCGACCTGACCAGCGGGTGGTCGATGGCCTATCTCACCGGTCCGTTCCTGGCCGCGCTCGCGTTCACCGGCTGGTCCATCCTCGGCTTCGAAAGTGCCGGCGCGATCGCCGAAGAGGTCAAGAACCCGCAGCGCAGCGTGCCCAGGGCGATGCTGTTCGCGGTGGCGTTCATCGCGATCGTGATCGCCTACGCCTCGCTGGCCGTGACGCTCGCGGTGCCCGACTTCGACAGGCTGACCTCGGGCGAGGAAGCCGACCCGGTCACCTACGTATTGCGCAGCGCGCTGGGCGATTCCGCGGTGAAGCCGATCCTGTTCCTGTTCGTCATCGGTTTCCTCGCCAGCTTCCTGGCGCTGCAGGCCACCGCGTCGCGGGTCATCTGGTCCTTCGCCCGTGACCGGGTGCTGCCGGGTTCCCGGGTGCTGGCCAAGCTGTCCAAGGCCGAAGCCCAGCCGATCAACGCGATCCTGGTGACCACGGTCATCGGAGCGTTCGTCTACCTGATCTCGGCGACCGACATCTATTCGGTGCTGGTCACTTTCACCGCGGGCGGCTACTACATGGCGTTCCTGTTCCCGTTGGTCACCGGGGTGGTGGCGCGGATGCGCGGCACCTGGGTGCCGGGGCCGTGGAACCTGGGCAGGTTCGGCACCCCGGTGGCGGTGGTGGCGCTGCTGTGGGCCGGCTTCTCCTTCGTCAACATCGTCTGGCCGCGCACGGTGTCGGACACCTGGTACATCAACTGGGCGTTCTTCGTCGCGATGGGCGCGATCCTGGCGCTGGGCGCGGTGATCGTCAAGGTGCGCAAGGTCGGTGAGCGTCCCCTCGGCGGACCCGACGGAACCGACGGTCCCGACGGACCGGCCGAGCCGGTGCACGAGACCCGGGCGGAACTCGTATGA
- the pdxT gene encoding pyridoxal 5'-phosphate synthase glutaminase subunit PdxT has protein sequence MSAPQVGVLALQGDTREHLAALTEAGAQARTVRRRAELDAVDALVIPGGESTAMSHLLREFELLEPLRARLADGMPAYGSCAGMILLASDIADAGVPGRQALPLGAIDMTVRRNAFGRQVDSFEEDVDFDGLDGTVHAVFIRAPWVERVGAGVEVLATAGGHPVAVRQGKVLATAFHPEVTGDRRVHKLFVDSL, from the coding sequence GTGAGCGCCCCGCAGGTCGGGGTGCTGGCTCTGCAGGGGGACACCCGCGAACACCTCGCAGCGCTGACCGAGGCCGGGGCGCAGGCGCGCACCGTGCGTCGGCGCGCTGAACTCGACGCGGTGGACGCTCTGGTGATTCCGGGTGGCGAGTCCACCGCGATGAGCCATCTGCTGCGCGAGTTCGAGCTGCTCGAGCCGCTGCGGGCCCGGCTGGCCGACGGCATGCCGGCCTACGGGTCGTGCGCGGGAATGATCCTGCTGGCCAGCGACATCGCCGACGCCGGAGTGCCCGGGCGTCAGGCCCTGCCACTGGGTGCCATCGATATGACGGTGCGCCGCAACGCTTTCGGTCGTCAGGTCGATTCGTTCGAGGAGGACGTCGACTTCGACGGGCTGGACGGCACGGTGCACGCGGTGTTCATCCGGGCGCCGTGGGTCGAGCGCGTCGGGGCTGGTGTCGAGGTGCTGGCGACCGCCGGTGGACACCCCGTCGCGGTGCGTCAGGGCAAGGTGCTGGCCACCGCGTTCCACCCCGAGGTGACCGGCGACCGCCGCGTGCACAAACTCTTCGTCGACTCGCTCTAA
- the tesB gene encoding acyl-CoA thioesterase II — MAIEEILDLEQLEVNIYRGGVFSPESGFLQRTFGGHVAGQSLVSAVRTVDPKFQVHSLHGYFLRPGDARAPSIYTVERIRDGGSFCTRRVSAIQHGETIFSMSASFQTDQSGIEHQDAMPFAPPPDDIPDFKSSSKVFDDASFRQFDEWDVRIVPRDRLGVREGKASQQQVWFRHRDPLPDDHVLHICALAYMSDLTLLGSAQVNHIEERKHLMVASLDHAMWFMRPFRADEWLLYDQSSPSACGGRSLTQGKIYNRYGEMVAAVMQEGLTRFTRDFGTGRE, encoded by the coding sequence GTGGCGATTGAAGAGATCCTCGATCTGGAACAGCTCGAGGTCAACATCTATCGCGGCGGTGTCTTCAGCCCGGAATCGGGTTTTCTGCAGCGCACTTTCGGCGGTCACGTCGCCGGCCAGTCGCTGGTGTCCGCAGTGCGGACGGTGGACCCGAAGTTCCAGGTGCACTCGCTGCACGGCTACTTTCTGCGGCCCGGTGACGCGCGCGCGCCGTCGATCTACACCGTCGAGCGGATCCGCGACGGCGGCTCGTTCTGCACCCGCCGGGTAAGTGCGATCCAGCACGGCGAGACGATCTTCTCGATGTCGGCGTCGTTCCAGACCGACCAGAGCGGCATCGAGCATCAGGACGCGATGCCGTTCGCGCCGCCGCCCGACGACATCCCGGACTTCAAGTCCAGCAGCAAGGTGTTCGACGACGCCAGCTTCCGGCAGTTCGACGAGTGGGACGTGCGGATCGTCCCGCGCGACCGGCTCGGCGTCCGCGAGGGCAAGGCGTCCCAGCAGCAGGTCTGGTTCCGGCACCGCGACCCGCTGCCCGACGACCACGTGCTGCACATCTGTGCGCTGGCCTACATGAGCGATCTGACTCTGCTGGGTTCGGCCCAGGTGAACCACATCGAGGAGCGCAAGCACCTGATGGTGGCCTCGCTGGACCACGCGATGTGGTTCATGCGGCCCTTCCGCGCCGACGAGTGGCTGCTCTACGACCAGTCGTCGCCGTCGGCGTGCGGCGGGCGTTCCCTGACCCAGGGCAAGATCTACAACCGCTACGGCGAGATGGTCGCGGCGGTGATGCAGGAGGGGCTGACCCGGTTCACCCGCGACTTCGGCACGGGCCGCGAGTGA
- a CDS encoding SDR family oxidoreductase: MFVSGLDTRLGAAVRDHFAERGAVTDGTTADVDHADRDAVRTAVARAVDAMGGIDVLVVAHGLPHVAPIGDESMQDFWRHVDTTLTGSFLYAQAVAEHMRDAGTGGRMVLTTSRWHVGGPSLAAVAAAAGGIVALTKTLTRDFGGFGIGVNAVAIGAIDSEWSVCDAAAGVSCDAPPLNRCGTVEQAARVIALLSGPTSVQRWAR, from the coding sequence GTGTTCGTCTCCGGCCTCGACACCAGGCTCGGCGCTGCAGTACGCGACCACTTCGCCGAGCGCGGCGCCGTCACCGACGGCACCACCGCGGACGTCGACCATGCGGACAGGGACGCTGTCCGCACGGCCGTCGCGCGCGCGGTCGACGCGATGGGCGGCATCGACGTGCTGGTCGTCGCACACGGACTGCCCCATGTCGCCCCCATCGGCGACGAGTCGATGCAGGACTTCTGGCGGCATGTCGACACCACGCTGACCGGCAGCTTCCTGTACGCGCAGGCGGTCGCCGAGCACATGCGCGACGCCGGCACCGGAGGCCGGATGGTGCTGACCACCTCGCGCTGGCACGTCGGCGGGCCGTCCCTGGCCGCCGTCGCCGCCGCGGCAGGGGGGATCGTCGCGCTGACCAAGACGCTGACCCGCGACTTCGGCGGGTTCGGTATCGGCGTGAACGCCGTCGCGATCGGTGCGATCGACTCGGAATGGTCGGTTTGTGATGCGGCGGCAGGTGTTTCGTGCGACGCGCCACCGCTGAACCGGTGCGGGACCGTCGAGCAGGCGGCGCGCGTCATCGCCCTGCTGTCCGGCCCGACCTCGGTGCAGCGGTGGGCCAGATAG
- a CDS encoding polyprenyl synthetase family protein, whose amino-acid sequence MPDTDQTTFLSALEDHLHAVVRDGVAEPLRSVDEQLDEVAWLCRSAVQAGGKRLRPRFAYWAWRVGAPAGADPGPLVRPAAALELLHAAILVHDDVIDRSEVRRGQPSVRAALAAGHRSAAGWGDPTDFGDHMALLVGDLLWSAAHDTFDDAVAELPLDLARGASRVFRAMRAEVLAGQLLELRAQAGRDYRAGTAEKILRYKTSAYTVERPMTLGLQVAGSAGSTTAAVLRDYAGAVGQAFQLRDDLADLFGTTETSGKRTGDDIRAGKPTELLGVALNLASEPQVDVLTAIVGSQAADEADIADVQQIMLACGAAEHVRRHIADLVATADRALTQLSADVDAGALDGLKEMLVECTELSFVPAP is encoded by the coding sequence GTGCCGGACACCGATCAGACGACATTCCTGTCGGCTCTGGAGGACCACCTCCATGCCGTCGTGCGGGACGGCGTCGCCGAACCGCTGCGCTCGGTCGACGAGCAACTGGACGAGGTCGCCTGGCTCTGCCGGTCCGCGGTGCAGGCAGGCGGCAAACGCCTGCGCCCCCGGTTCGCCTACTGGGCGTGGCGGGTCGGCGCCCCGGCGGGCGCCGACCCGGGCCCGCTCGTGCGTCCGGCCGCCGCGCTGGAGTTGCTGCACGCGGCGATCCTGGTGCACGACGACGTGATCGACCGCTCCGAGGTGCGCCGCGGGCAACCGTCGGTGCGCGCGGCGCTGGCGGCCGGCCACCGCTCCGCCGCCGGATGGGGCGACCCCACCGACTTCGGCGACCACATGGCGCTGCTCGTCGGGGACCTGCTGTGGTCGGCGGCGCACGACACGTTCGACGACGCGGTCGCCGAACTGCCCCTCGACCTCGCCCGCGGCGCGTCGCGGGTCTTCCGGGCCATGCGGGCCGAGGTACTGGCCGGTCAGCTACTGGAGTTGCGGGCCCAGGCCGGTCGCGACTACCGCGCCGGCACGGCCGAGAAGATCCTGCGGTACAAGACCAGCGCCTACACCGTCGAGCGCCCGATGACATTGGGCCTGCAGGTGGCCGGGTCCGCCGGGTCGACGACCGCCGCGGTGCTGCGCGACTACGCCGGCGCCGTCGGGCAGGCGTTCCAGCTGCGCGACGACCTGGCCGACCTGTTCGGCACGACCGAGACCAGCGGGAAACGGACCGGCGACGACATCCGGGCGGGCAAGCCCACCGAACTGCTCGGCGTCGCGCTGAACCTGGCGAGCGAGCCGCAGGTGGACGTGCTCACCGCGATCGTCGGCAGTCAGGCCGCCGACGAGGCCGACATCGCCGACGTCCAGCAGATCATGCTGGCCTGCGGGGCGGCCGAACACGTCCGCAGGCACATCGCGGATCTGGTCGCCACGGCGGACCGCGCGCTCACGCAGCTATCCGCCGACGTGGACGCCGGCGCACTCGACGGCCTCAAAGAGATGCTCGTGGAGTGCACCGAGCTGTCGTTCGTGCCTGCGCCCTGA
- a CDS encoding aromatic ring-hydroxylating dioxygenase subunit alpha translates to MNRDALTPEKLREAYQHVWFVVARSQDIVTPQSATLLDQNLVVFRDSTGAARVTDRRCIHRGGNLADGKVMGDSIACPYHGWQFDGGSGQCTRIPSLPADGRIPPKAEIKAYPVIERFGHVWTCLGDPVFDLPNPPEIADLELEWRAAEPIHAECGFMAATENFRDMAHFPFVHEPSMGEVDPVVTDLEVKRDGREVWASYYYKQVPSAQFSAVGDAWMHYHSYAPGIATILYDFGPETGKRYLVDFPSPVSYDKCIIFWGVATDRDFRGGSVDEILATETMVFNEDTPVLEGLDPKEVPLAGQAFEVSAPADIYTLNYRRATQYAVQTIQEARGLVEASATTTEPAAVNGHDRA, encoded by the coding sequence ATGAACCGCGACGCACTGACCCCGGAGAAGTTGCGCGAGGCCTACCAGCACGTCTGGTTCGTCGTCGCCCGGTCCCAGGACATCGTGACACCGCAGTCGGCCACGCTGCTCGACCAGAACCTGGTGGTGTTCCGCGACTCGACCGGCGCCGCGCGGGTCACCGACCGGCGCTGCATCCACCGCGGCGGCAACCTCGCCGACGGAAAAGTGATGGGCGACAGCATCGCCTGCCCGTACCACGGCTGGCAGTTCGACGGCGGCTCCGGGCAGTGCACCCGCATCCCGTCACTGCCCGCCGACGGCCGGATCCCGCCCAAGGCCGAGATCAAGGCCTATCCCGTCATCGAGCGGTTCGGCCACGTGTGGACCTGCCTGGGTGATCCGGTGTTCGACCTGCCCAACCCGCCGGAGATCGCCGACCTTGAGTTGGAATGGCGCGCAGCCGAACCCATCCACGCCGAGTGCGGGTTCATGGCGGCCACCGAGAACTTCCGCGACATGGCCCACTTCCCGTTCGTGCACGAGCCGTCGATGGGCGAGGTCGACCCGGTGGTGACCGATCTCGAGGTCAAGCGGGACGGACGCGAGGTGTGGGCGTCCTACTACTACAAGCAGGTCCCCTCCGCGCAGTTCTCGGCGGTCGGCGACGCGTGGATGCACTACCACTCCTACGCCCCGGGCATCGCCACGATCCTGTACGACTTCGGCCCGGAGACCGGCAAGCGCTACCTCGTGGACTTCCCGTCGCCGGTGAGTTACGACAAGTGCATCATCTTCTGGGGCGTGGCCACCGACCGCGACTTCCGCGGCGGCTCGGTCGACGAGATCCTGGCCACCGAGACCATGGTGTTCAACGAGGACACCCCGGTGCTCGAAGGCCTGGACCCCAAGGAGGTCCCGCTGGCGGGACAGGCGTTCGAGGTCTCCGCACCGGCAGACATCTACACGCTGAACTACCGCCGTGCCACGCAGTACGCCGTGCAGACGATCCAAGAGGCCCGCGGACTCGTCGAGGCGTCCGCCACCACCACGGAACCGGCCGCGGTCAACGGCCACGACCGAGCGTGA
- a CDS encoding YebC/PmpR family DNA-binding transcriptional regulator, whose translation MSGHSKWATTKHKKAVIDARRGKNFAKLIKNIEVAARTGGGDPAGNPTLYDAIQKAKKNSVPNDNIERARKRGAGEEAGGADWQTITYEGYGPNGVAVLVECLTDNRNRAAGEVRVAMTRNGGNMADPGSVAYLFSRKGVITLEKNGLSEDDVLAAVLDAGAEDVNDLGESFEIISEPTDLVAVRTALQDAGIDYESAEASFQPSVTVPVDLEGARKVLKLVDALEDSDDVQDVYTNIDIPDDVAAALDEE comes from the coding sequence ATGAGCGGCCATTCCAAGTGGGCGACCACCAAGCACAAGAAGGCCGTGATCGACGCGCGTCGCGGCAAGAACTTCGCCAAGCTGATCAAGAACATCGAGGTCGCGGCACGCACCGGCGGTGGCGACCCCGCCGGTAACCCGACGCTCTACGACGCCATCCAGAAGGCCAAGAAGAACTCGGTGCCCAACGACAACATCGAGCGTGCCCGCAAGCGCGGCGCGGGCGAGGAAGCCGGCGGCGCAGACTGGCAGACCATCACCTATGAGGGGTACGGCCCCAACGGCGTCGCGGTGCTCGTCGAGTGCCTCACGGACAACCGCAACCGCGCCGCGGGCGAGGTCCGGGTCGCGATGACCCGCAACGGCGGCAACATGGCCGACCCCGGCTCGGTGGCCTACCTGTTCTCCCGCAAGGGTGTGATCACCCTCGAGAAGAACGGCCTCTCCGAGGACGACGTGCTGGCCGCGGTTCTCGACGCCGGCGCCGAGGATGTCAACGATCTGGGCGAAAGCTTCGAGATCATCTCGGAGCCAACGGATCTGGTGGCCGTGCGGACCGCACTGCAGGACGCGGGCATCGACTACGAGTCCGCCGAGGCGAGTTTCCAGCCGTCGGTGACGGTGCCGGTCGACCTGGAGGGCGCCCGCAAGGTGCTCAAGCTCGTCGACGCGCTCGAAGACAGTGACGACGTCCAGGACGTCTACACCAACATCGACATCCCGGACGACGTCGCGGCCGCACTCGACGAGGAGTAG
- the speB gene encoding agmatinase, which translates to MNNDSGRNPIVGAADPQVQPRYAGWTTFARLPRLEDVAHADVVVVGVPFDSAVTYRPGARFGPNAIRQGSRLIRGYNPELDIKPFEVCQFADAGDLACNPFDIAEAVDQVAEQLTELLAKGTRAVILGGDHSVALPSLRAAHSVHGPMALVHFDAHLDTWDSYYGADITHGSPFRRAFEEGLLLDRNIHVGVRGSIYDKQDLVEDANFGFSVVTCRDIDTLGAAGVIEKIRARVGDAPVYVSVDIDVLDPAHAPGTGTPEAGGMSSRELLEVVRGLDSVNLVAVDVVEVSPAYDHAEITAIAAANVTWEFLSVFGRKAQR; encoded by the coding sequence ATGAACAACGACAGCGGCCGCAACCCGATCGTCGGTGCGGCCGACCCCCAGGTGCAGCCCCGCTACGCGGGGTGGACCACCTTCGCGCGGCTCCCTCGGCTGGAGGACGTGGCCCACGCCGACGTCGTCGTGGTGGGCGTGCCCTTCGACAGCGCGGTCACCTACCGTCCGGGAGCACGCTTCGGCCCCAACGCGATCCGGCAGGGCTCGCGCCTGATCCGCGGCTACAACCCCGAGCTGGACATCAAACCGTTCGAGGTCTGTCAGTTCGCCGACGCAGGAGACCTGGCGTGCAACCCGTTCGACATCGCCGAGGCGGTCGATCAGGTCGCCGAACAGCTCACCGAACTGCTCGCCAAGGGCACCCGCGCGGTGATCCTGGGCGGAGACCACTCGGTGGCGTTGCCGTCGCTGCGGGCCGCCCACAGCGTGCACGGGCCGATGGCACTGGTGCACTTCGACGCCCACCTCGACACCTGGGACAGCTACTACGGCGCCGACATCACCCACGGCTCGCCGTTCCGCCGGGCCTTCGAGGAGGGTCTGCTGCTGGACCGCAACATCCACGTCGGGGTGCGCGGATCGATCTACGACAAGCAGGATCTCGTGGAGGACGCGAACTTCGGCTTCTCCGTGGTGACCTGCCGCGACATCGACACCCTCGGCGCCGCCGGTGTCATCGAGAAGATCCGCGCGCGGGTCGGTGACGCACCGGTGTACGTGTCGGTCGACATCGACGTACTGGATCCGGCGCACGCGCCGGGCACCGGCACCCCGGAGGCGGGCGGCATGTCGAGCCGCGAACTGCTGGAGGTCGTGCGCGGTCTGGATTCGGTGAACCTGGTCGCCGTCGACGTCGTCGAAGTCTCGCCGGCCTACGACCACGCGGAGATCACCGCCATCGCGGCCGCGAACGTCACCTGGGAGTTCCTGTCCGTCTTCGGAAGAAAGGCACAACGATGA
- a CDS encoding acyl-CoA dehydrogenase family protein: MTFSLELSSDLLDVQKWVHEFAADVIRPAAAEWDEREQTPWPIIQEAAKVGLYSVEFFAEQAAEPSGLGMIVAFEEMFWGDAGIALSILGTGLAAASVAANGTPEQVGEWVPQMFGTVEDPKVAAFCSSEPNAGSDVGAILTRARYDEATDEWVLNGTKTWATNGGIANVHVVVASVYPELGTRGQASFLIPPGTKGLSQGQKFLKHGIRASHTAEVVLDDVRIPGRLIVGGKEKFDARIAKVREGKKAAGQAALATFERTRPTVGAMAVGVARAAYEYARDYACEREQFGRKIGEFQAVAFKLADMKARIDASRLLVYRAGWMARNGKEFTSAEGSMAKLVASETAVYVTDEAIQILGGNGYTREYPVERMHRDAKIFTIFEGTSEIQRLVMARALTGLPLR; encoded by the coding sequence ATGACATTCTCCCTGGAGCTGTCCTCCGATCTGCTCGACGTGCAGAAGTGGGTCCACGAGTTCGCCGCCGACGTCATCCGGCCCGCCGCGGCCGAATGGGACGAGCGCGAGCAGACCCCGTGGCCGATCATCCAGGAGGCCGCCAAGGTCGGCCTCTACTCGGTGGAGTTCTTCGCCGAACAGGCCGCCGAACCCAGCGGCCTAGGCATGATCGTGGCGTTCGAGGAGATGTTCTGGGGGGACGCCGGCATCGCGCTGTCCATCCTGGGCACCGGCCTGGCCGCGGCGTCGGTGGCCGCCAACGGCACTCCCGAGCAGGTCGGCGAATGGGTGCCGCAGATGTTCGGCACCGTCGAGGACCCCAAGGTCGCCGCGTTCTGTTCCTCCGAACCCAACGCCGGCTCGGACGTCGGGGCGATCCTGACCCGCGCCCGCTACGACGAGGCGACCGACGAATGGGTGCTCAACGGCACCAAGACCTGGGCCACCAACGGCGGCATCGCCAACGTCCACGTCGTCGTGGCGTCGGTGTATCCCGAACTCGGCACCCGCGGCCAGGCGTCGTTCCTGATTCCGCCCGGCACGAAGGGCCTCAGCCAGGGCCAGAAGTTCCTCAAGCACGGCATCCGCGCATCGCACACCGCCGAGGTGGTGCTCGACGACGTCCGCATCCCCGGGCGGCTGATCGTCGGCGGCAAGGAGAAGTTCGACGCGCGGATCGCCAAGGTCCGCGAGGGCAAGAAGGCCGCAGGCCAGGCCGCACTGGCCACGTTCGAGCGGACCCGCCCCACCGTCGGCGCGATGGCCGTCGGGGTCGCGCGCGCCGCCTACGAGTACGCCCGCGACTACGCCTGCGAGCGCGAACAGTTCGGCCGCAAGATCGGCGAGTTCCAGGCCGTCGCGTTCAAGCTGGCCGACATGAAGGCCCGCATCGACGCGTCCCGGCTGCTCGTCTACCGCGCCGGCTGGATGGCCCGCAACGGCAAGGAGTTCACCTCGGCTGAGGGCTCGATGGCCAAGCTGGTGGCGTCTGAGACCGCGGTGTACGTGACCGACGAGGCGATCCAGATCCTCGGCGGCAACGGTTACACGCGCGAGTACCCGGTCGAGCGGATGCACCGCGACGCCAAGATCTTCACGATCTTCGAGGGCACCAGCGAGATCCAGCGGCTGGTGATGGCCCGCGCCCTCACCGGACTGCCCCTGCGCTGA
- a CDS encoding SDR family oxidoreductase — MSERDSSPVAVVTGAGSGIGSEIAQILQAGGWKVASISREPAPAMDKWLVADVAEEREVNDSIAELEATFGRIDAAVICAGIYEETPALDISQASWERMLRVHVGGLAHVCRAVLPQMRRRGSGRIVGIASERAIGGGSNDAHYAAAKGAALSLLRSIAVEVAGDGVLVNAVAPGPCDTPLLPPDSWERAEEFTSGLPARRIAQPREVAELVRALLEEDLFLCGEVLSVNSGTVI, encoded by the coding sequence ATGAGCGAGCGGGATTCCTCTCCGGTCGCCGTCGTGACCGGCGCAGGCAGCGGCATCGGTTCCGAGATCGCGCAGATCCTGCAGGCCGGCGGCTGGAAGGTCGCGTCGATCTCGCGCGAACCCGCACCGGCCATGGACAAGTGGCTGGTCGCCGATGTCGCCGAGGAGCGGGAGGTCAACGACTCCATCGCCGAGCTCGAGGCGACCTTCGGGCGGATCGACGCGGCGGTGATCTGCGCCGGCATCTACGAAGAGACCCCAGCCCTGGACATCTCGCAGGCCTCCTGGGAGCGGATGCTGCGGGTGCACGTGGGCGGACTGGCCCATGTGTGCCGTGCGGTGCTGCCGCAGATGCGGCGACGGGGGAGCGGGCGCATCGTCGGGATCGCGTCCGAGCGTGCGATCGGCGGAGGCAGCAACGACGCCCACTACGCCGCGGCCAAAGGTGCGGCGCTGAGCCTGCTGCGCAGCATCGCCGTGGAGGTGGCCGGCGACGGCGTGCTGGTCAACGCGGTCGCCCCCGGCCCGTGTGACACCCCTCTGCTGCCGCCCGACTCCTGGGAGCGTGCCGAGGAGTTCACCTCGGGGCTGCCCGCGCGGCGCATCGCCCAGCCCCGCGAGGTCGCCGAACTCGTCCGGGCACTGCTGGAGGAGGACCTCTTCCTGTGCGGAGAAGTGTTGTCGGTCAACAGCGGAACGGTGATCTGA
- a CDS encoding polysaccharide deacetylase — MTAPIPAGPVTWPDGKRCAVAFTFDVDAECPLLTTDLAFADRMGAMSHQAYGPLVGVPRLLGILEEFKVPGTFFVPGYTAHRHPDAVRSIAEGGHEIAHHGYLHESLVGVNEATERAILERGLEALEEVAGVRPSGYRAPMWEMNWHSPKLLAEFGFLYDSTLMDSDHPYELAVGDTSLVELPVSWALDDWQQYCFIPDFSGTGLIETPAKAIELWRSELAAMREIGGAWILTNHPFLSGRPGRAAALREFIAEVCAMDDVWVAGMSEIANHVRAQQLTPRTLTRPEPTPVTARP; from the coding sequence ATGACCGCCCCGATCCCCGCCGGCCCGGTGACATGGCCGGACGGCAAGCGCTGCGCTGTCGCGTTCACCTTCGACGTGGACGCCGAGTGCCCGCTGCTGACCACCGATCTCGCGTTCGCCGACCGGATGGGTGCGATGTCGCACCAGGCCTACGGCCCGCTGGTCGGGGTGCCGCGCCTGCTGGGCATCCTCGAGGAATTCAAGGTTCCCGGAACGTTCTTCGTTCCCGGCTACACCGCGCACCGCCATCCCGACGCGGTCCGCTCGATCGCCGAGGGCGGCCACGAGATCGCCCATCACGGCTACCTGCACGAGTCCCTGGTCGGTGTCAACGAGGCCACCGAGCGGGCGATTCTGGAGCGCGGACTTGAGGCGCTCGAGGAGGTCGCCGGAGTGCGGCCGAGCGGTTACCGCGCCCCGATGTGGGAGATGAACTGGCATTCGCCGAAGTTGTTGGCGGAGTTCGGCTTCCTCTACGACTCGACGCTGATGGACTCCGATCACCCCTACGAGTTGGCGGTCGGCGACACCTCGCTCGTCGAGCTGCCTGTCAGCTGGGCCCTCGACGACTGGCAGCAGTACTGCTTCATCCCCGACTTCTCCGGCACCGGGCTGATCGAGACACCGGCCAAGGCGATCGAGCTGTGGCGCAGTGAACTGGCCGCCATGCGTGAGATCGGTGGCGCGTGGATCCTGACCAACCATCCGTTCCTGTCCGGCCGTCCCGGCCGGGCCGCCGCGCTGCGCGAGTTCATCGCCGAGGTGTGCGCGATGGACGACGTGTGGGTGGCAGGCATGTCGGAGATCGCGAATCACGTTCGCGCCCAGCAGCTCACCCCGCGAACCCTGACCCGTCCCGAACCGACCCCGGTCACCGCCCGACCGTAA